One Caenibius sp. WL genomic window, CAGTCCGAGCGATTCGAGTTCGGCCAGAACCGAACGGATCGATGCCGGGGAAAGGTTGACCTGCCCCCTACCCGCCAGCGTTTTCGAACCGACAGGCAGCCCGCTCGACAGATATCCTTCCACCACCAGGCGGAAAATATCGCGGGCGCGACTGGTCAGTTCGGTGACGGGCGGCGTGGGCATAACACGTTATCTAGGCGAGACAGCCGGGGAGACAACACCTGTTCGTCTCTTCCCTTTCACGCGCGAGGAAGTAAGGACGGCGCGATGATGGTTCAGGCCGGGTGCCTGATCGGAACAAAGGACAAGATATGCGACCTTCCGGCCGTGCCGCAGACGAAATGCGTGCGATTGAAATCCAGACCGGTTTCACCAAGCATGCGGAAGGATCGTGCCTGATTTCCTTCGGCGATACGCGGGTGCTGGTGACCGCCAGTGTCGAGGAACGCGTACCCCCGTTCCTGCGCGGCAAGGGCGAAGGCTGGGTGACGGCGGAATATTCCATGCTGCCCCGCGCCACTCACACGCGCGGCAGCCGTGAAGCGGCCAAGGGCAAGCAGACCGGTCGGACTCAGGAAATCCAGCGCCTGATCGGCCGCTCCCTGCGCGCCGTGACCGATCTCAAGAAGCTGGGCGAACGCCAGATCACGCTTGATTGCGATGTCATCCAGGCCGATGGCGGCACACGCACGGCAGCCATTTCCGGTGCCTGGGTGGCGCTGCGGCTCGCCGTGAACAAGCTGATGGCCTCGGGCGCGATCACCGCCGACCCGCTGACGGCGAAAGTGGCCGCGGTAAGCTGCGGAATCTGCGGCGGGACGCCGGTGCTCGATCTCGATTACGTCGAAGACAGCGCTGCCGATGCCGATGCCAATTTCGTGCTGATCGAAGGCGGCCAGATCGCCGAAGCGCAAGCGACGGCGGAAGGCGCGCCTTATGACGAGGAAAGCCTGCTGCGCCTGCTCCGCCTCGCCCGGATCGGTTGCGACCGGATTTTCGCGGCGCA contains:
- the rph gene encoding ribonuclease PH, which codes for MRPSGRAADEMRAIEIQTGFTKHAEGSCLISFGDTRVLVTASVEERVPPFLRGKGEGWVTAEYSMLPRATHTRGSREAAKGKQTGRTQEIQRLIGRSLRAVTDLKKLGERQITLDCDVIQADGGTRTAAISGAWVALRLAVNKLMASGAITADPLTAKVAAVSCGICGGTPVLDLDYVEDSAADADANFVLIEGGQIAEAQATAEGAPYDEESLLRLLRLARIGCDRIFAAQDAAVK